The region TGGAAGCCCAAGAAGGCCGCTTATTCCATCCACTGGCGTATACTAAAACCTTTGCAATGGCGTCTTCAGCAATACTCGCCATCACCTTGATTCCAGTTTTAATGGGCTATTTTGTCCGCGGTAATATTCCAGATGAACGCAAAAACCCCATCAGTCGATTTTTAATTGCCATATACCAGCCATTACTCAAACTGGTATTAAAGTTTCCTAAATTCACTATCGTATTAGCACTGATCACTTTAGCGAGTGCTTACTATCCTATGACAAAGATGGGTTCTGAATTTATGCCAGAACTCGCTGAAGGTGACTTACTTTATATGCCCACAACCCTGCCTAGTGTTAGTGCAGGTAAAGCCGCTGAAATTTTACAACAAACTGATAGATTGATTAAAACAGTGCCAGAGGTCAAAAGAGTATTTGGTAAAGTGGGACGAGCGATGACTGCTACCGACCCTGCACCTTTAACCATGCTTGAGACCACCATAATGCTTAAACCACATGATGAATGGCGTGAAGGCGTGACCTTAGAATCTATCATTGCAGAGCTGCAAAAAACGGTAAAAGTGCCCGGTATGACTAACGCGTGGGTGCAGCCGATAAAAACCCGTATCGATATGCTATCAACAGGGGTTAGAACGCCTGTCGGCATAAAAATATCAGGTTCTGATGTCGCCGAATTAGAAAAGATAGGCACTGAAATAGAAGCGGTGATGAGCCAAGTACCAGGCACAACATCAGCATTTGCGCAGCGAAGTAGTGGTGGACGTTATATCGATATTGAGCCGAAACTAAAAAATGCAGCTCGATATGGTATGACCCTAAGTGACATCCAAGATGTGGTGCAAATCGCCATAGGCGGTATGAAAGTTGGCGAGTCAGTTCAAGGCCAAGAACGATACCCAATTAACATTCGTTACCCACGAGAGTTACGTGACAGCATCGAAAAAATCAGGGATTTACCAGTATTAACCAAAACAGGTAAATATCTGCCATTAAGCGTTTTAGCAGACATCACCATCAGCGATGGACCTCCAATGCTTGCCAGTGAAAATGGCCGCTTAATTTCATGGGTATTTGTTGATATTAAAGATATTTCTATTGGCGAATATATTAAGAAAGCGCAAATAGCCTTAGACCAACAAATTACGCTGCCAGCACGTTATAGTTATAGCTTTGCCGGGCAATATGAATATATGCAACGTGTTGAAGCTAAAATGACGTTAGTTATTCCATTAATGATTGCAGTTATTTTCATATTACTGATGCTGACCTTTAACTCATTTGCCCAAGCTTCGGTGATTATGCTGAGCTTGCCATTTGCCTTAGTGGGCAGCGCATGGTTTTTATATCTACTGAACTTCAACTTTTCGGTTGCTGTATCAGTCGGCATGATAGCCCTTGCGGGGGTCGCGGCTGAATTTGGCGTAGTCATGCAGGTGTATCTAAACAACAGTATTAGAGACCGAAAACGCAATGACACTCTCAATAGTAAAGATGATTTACGTCAGGCATTGATTGAAGGTGCTGTTATGCGTATTCGACCCAAAGCGATGACGGTTGCGACCATATTTTTTGGCTTACTGCCGATAATGTGGGGTACGGGAACGGGGAACGAAGTGATGCAAAAAATTGCCGCACCTATGGTTGGCGGTATGGTCACCGCGCCTTTGCTATCACTGTTTGTCATCCCTGCAATCTATTTACTGATTTATGGCCGTAAACTCAGCAAGTAGATTTAAAAGGTTATTCATCAATAATAAAAAAGGCGCTTACGGCGCCTTTTTTATTTATAAAGTCATAATCTCAATCAGAGTTTGTTAGCTTGGCTCACTAAGCACGGTTTGCTTTTCTCGTGCCAATTGCATCATCCTAAAAATACCCCAAGCCATAATACAACCACCGACTCCGACCATAGCGAACAGCAGTATTGAATTCGCTAACATAGGATAAGCAGCAGTATCAAAACCTGCAACTAAACCGTATAAACCAGCAGCCACTAATAAAGTGCCTGGAAAATCAATTATTGCCACCATGGTCATTTTCTTTTGAATCACGGCCAGTTTCTCGTCCTTTGTTACAGTCATTCCTCATCCTTGCTTATTCACTATTTACACTTATATTAACGCTTAAAATACCTTGGTCAATTTAATCACTGAAAAGGTGCCGCCTTGTGGGTCATCAATGACGGCAAAACGGCCTACATCAGGAATATCCGTTGGAGGAACACAAATACGCCCCCCTAACTCTTCGGCTTTTTTGGCCATTGCATCACAATCTTCGACGCTAAAATATAGCATCCAATGTGGTGGGGTATCTTTCCACTCAGGTGTCATTTCCATCATACCGCCAACGGGTTGCTTATTTACCAGCCACTGCACGTAATCACCAATCCCCATCTCAGACATGTCTACCGTACTCGTATCAAAACTA is a window of Shewanella donghaensis DNA encoding:
- a CDS encoding efflux RND transporter permease subunit produces the protein MLEKIISASIKQRAMVLLLTLIIAVVGYQAMRTTPLDALPDLSDVQVIVKTSYPGQAPQLVEDQITYPLSTAMLAVPGAKTVRGFSMFGDSFVYIIFEDNTDIYWARSRVLEYLSQTQDQLPEGVTPTLGPDASGVGWVFQYALVDRQGNHDLAQLRSLQDWFLKLELQSVEGVSEIATIGGMEQSYQIVVDPHKLALYQIDLMTVKNALASSNSSVGGSVIEMAEAEYMITSSGYRQNIEDFAEIPLGVLSDTGTPVLMKDVAQLRTGPAARRGIAELDGKGEVVGGIVVMRYGENALETINNVKQKIKQIESGLPEGVELVITYDRSELILNSVDNLMHKVMEEMLVVGLVCLLFLLHARSTLVAIITLPLSILSSFIIMHFMGVNANIMSLGGIAIAIGAVVDAAIVMVENAHKHLERYREEHGKPPEGEAHWQLIKEASVEVGPALFFSLLIITLSFIPVFALEAQEGRLFHPLAYTKTFAMASSAILAITLIPVLMGYFVRGNIPDERKNPISRFLIAIYQPLLKLVLKFPKFTIVLALITLASAYYPMTKMGSEFMPELAEGDLLYMPTTLPSVSAGKAAEILQQTDRLIKTVPEVKRVFGKVGRAMTATDPAPLTMLETTIMLKPHDEWREGVTLESIIAELQKTVKVPGMTNAWVQPIKTRIDMLSTGVRTPVGIKISGSDVAELEKIGTEIEAVMSQVPGTTSAFAQRSSGGRYIDIEPKLKNAARYGMTLSDIQDVVQIAIGGMKVGESVQGQERYPINIRYPRELRDSIEKIRDLPVLTKTGKYLPLSVLADITISDGPPMLASENGRLISWVFVDIKDISIGEYIKKAQIALDQQITLPARYSYSFAGQYEYMQRVEAKMTLVIPLMIAVIFILLMLTFNSFAQASVIMLSLPFALVGSAWFLYLLNFNFSVAVSVGMIALAGVAAEFGVVMQVYLNNSIRDRKRNDTLNSKDDLRQALIEGAVMRIRPKAMTVATIFFGLLPIMWGTGTGNEVMQKIAAPMVGGMVTAPLLSLFVIPAIYLLIYGRKLSK